The window GGAAACTCCACTACTGGCGAAAGAAAAGTTAACTTCGTATTTGAAAATGTATCGTGAAGGCAGCACTGAAAGTGGTTGGCACTTTCTTACTGGAAGTGACGAAAGCATTCGGCAACTCACGAAAGAAATTGGTTTCTCCTATGTTTACGATGCCGAGCAAAAGCAGTTTGCACACGCATCTGCCGTTTACGCACTCACACCAACCGGAAAAATTTCTCGCTATCTTTTTGGCATCGAGTATGCGCCCAGAGATGTGAAACTCGCTCTTCTTGAAGCAAGCGAAGGAAAATTAGGAAACCTTATTGATAAGCTTTTGCTCTACTGCTATCACTACGACCCCAAAGGAAAAAAGTATGCCCTTCTTGCAGTGAATATTATGAAAATTGCAGGTGTCATCACCCTCCTTGGGCTTGGAATATTGATTCATCTTCTGATGAAAAAACGAAAAAAGGCGGAAAGACTATGATTGGAACTATAAACCTTCCTCAAGCTTCATCAATGGCGGGAAACGTTGATGCACTTTATTCTTTTATTTTCATTATTTCACTTATTAGCTTCGCTCTTATTGTTGGCGCGTTGGTTTACTTTTCCTACAAGTACAGCAGAAAAAAATGCAACTCCGAAACGACCGCTTACATTCATGGAAACACAGCGCTTGAAGTAGGAATGAGTGCCGTTTTGTTCGTCATCGTTATGGTGATTTTTGCATGGGGTTGGATCGATTACAAAAAAATACGACTCGTTCCCGCAAATGCGCTTGAAGTCAATGTTATCGGACAGCAATGGTTGTGGAACCTCGAATATAAAAACGGAAGAAAACTTACCAACGAACTTGTTGTTCCAAAAGATGTTCCCGTCAAATTAGTCATGGGTTCCAAAGATGTGTTGCACAGCTTTTATGTGCCTGCATTTCGTTTGAAGCAAGATCTTGTTCCTGGTCAATTCACCTATATTTCTTTCACCGCAATTGAACTTGGTGAGTTTCCCATCTTCTGCGCGGAATTCTGCGGTACAGCTCACTATGGCATGATTGGAAAAGTGAAAGTGGTAGAAAAAGCAGCCTACGAAAAATGGCAAAACGTTTGGGAACTTGAGCAACGCTTAGGCATCAACGAAGCCGAAGCTTCAGAAAAAACAACTACGCAACTTTCACCAGTTGAACACGGAAAAGAACTCTTTACCAAACAAGGCTGCACCGCTTGTCACTCTACAGGCACCAACAAACTTGTTGGCCCTGGTTTAGCTGGCCTCTTTGGAAAAGAAACAACGCTTACAGATGGAAAAAAATTAACCGTAGACGAAAACTACATTAGAAGATCGCTTATGGAACCAAATGCTGAACTGGTAGAGGGCTTTGCTCCTCTTATGCCTACGTTTAAAGGACAATTGAGTGATGAAGAAGTCAATCATCTGATTGCATATTTGAAAAGCCTTCAATAATTTAAAGTCGCACCAAAAGAAAAACGGAGAACTACCATGAGTCACAGTCACGGCGCTGGAGAGAACTATCTTATTGCAAAACGAGGCATCATGTCCTGGCTGATCACCGTCGATCACAAACGCATTGGACTTATGTACCTCATCACTACAGCCATCTTTTTTCTTGTTGGTGGGCTCTTAGCGCTTTCGGTTAGGCTGGAACTTATGCTTCCAGGCCAAACCATCATGGAACCCGATACCTATAACAAGGCGTTTACACTTCATGGCGCCATCATGATTTTTCTGTTTATCATCCCTGCTATTCCAGCAGCACTTGGAAACTTTTTTCTTCCGCTTATGCTGGGCGCAAAAGACGTGGCGTTTCCCAAGCTAAACCTTGCAAGCTACTACATTTTTATTTTTGGTGCACTGCTTGCCATCTTCGCCATCTTTGACGGCGGCGTTGACACAGGCTGGACATTTTACACGCCCTACAGCATCAAAACCGCTGGCAGTGTGGTTTTGACAGCACTTGGTGTTTTTGTCATGGGCTTCTCTTCTATTCTCACCGGACTTAATTTTATCGTCACCATTCACAAACTAAGAGCTCCGGGCATGGGCTTTTTCAAAATGCCGCTTTTTGTTTGGGCAACGTATTCAACAGCTATCATCCAAGTCTTGGCAACTCCTGTTATTGGAATCACCGTTTTGCTTTTGGCAATGGAACGCATTTTAGGCATCGGATTTTTTGATCCCACACTTGGTGGCGATCCTGTTCTCTTCGAACACTTTTTTTGGTTCTACTCTCATCCAGCAGTGTACATTATGATTTTGCCTGCCATGGGAATTATCAGCGAAGTCATCACAGTTTTTTCGCGCAAACATATTTTTGGATACAAGGCCATCGCCTTCTCAAGCTTGGCTATTGCGGCTATTAGCTTTTTGGTGTGGGGACATCACATGTTTGTAAGTGGTCAATCCGACTTGGCCAATTTTCTTTTCTCTTTGCTCACCATGCTGGTTGCTATTCCCACTGCCATTAAAGTGGTGAACTGGACGGCGACGCTTTACAAAGGTTCCATCGATTTCAAAACACCAATGCTTTATGCCCTCGCTTTTATTTTTCTCTTCACCATTGGTGGATTAACAGGGCTTTTCCTGGCAGCGCTTTCTGTGGATGTCCATCTTCACGACACCTACTTTGTGGTTGCTCACTTTCACTACGTGATGATGGGCGGAACGGTTATGGGTTTTCTTGCCGGCGTTCATTACTGGTGGCCAAAAATTACAGGAAAAATGTACCACGAAAAAAGCGGGCAAATCGCTTGTTCACTCATTTTCCTTGGCTTCAACATTACTTTTATCAGCCAGTTTATTCTGGGCAGCAGAGGAATGCCGCGTCGCTACTATGATTATTCGGCAGAATACGCACCGCTGAATATGGTTTCAACTTTTGGTTCTTGGCTCATTGGCATGGGCTTCTTGCTGGCCACTATTTATTTGATTCACTCATGGTTTAGAGGCAAGGCAGCTTCTGCAAATCCTTGGAATGCAAAAACCTTGGAGTGGATGACGTCATCTCCGCCGCCAGAGCACAACTTTGCTGAAACTCCTCATGTCACCGAAGGGCCTTATGAGTACGGAGTAAAAGCTTAACCGTTAACGAAAGAAAATTTTAGAAGAGGTTCCTATGTCACAACATGTAGTTGCGCATCATTTTGATTCGGCGAAACAAGAATTCGAATCATCTAAGTTGGGAATGTGGTTGTTTCTGATAACAGAAGTTCTGCTTTTCGGCGGGCTTTTTGTGGCCTACATTATTTTCCGCATTAAATATCCGGAGATGTTTCACGAAGCCAGCAAATTTCTCAATCGTCCCATGGGCGCCTTCAACACTGTTGTGCTTATCTGCTCTAGCTTCACGATGGCCATGGCGGTGAACGCAACGCAGCGCAATGATCAAAACAAAGCCAATCAATATCTCA is drawn from Deltaproteobacteria bacterium CG11_big_fil_rev_8_21_14_0_20_42_23 and contains these coding sequences:
- a CDS encoding SCO family protein; translation: MKIRTLTICFFFALFSLLSHHLVAAESTPVELKDVGIEEHLGEQITLSLPFLDQNGNEVTLADYFHKDKAVLFVFVYYECPGLCTFVLNGMINGLRDVQLTPGKEFEIVVVSIDSKETPLLAKEKLTSYLKMYREGSTESGWHFLTGSDESIRQLTKEIGFSYVYDAEQKQFAHASAVYALTPTGKISRYLFGIEYAPRDVKLALLEASEGKLGNLIDKLLLYCYHYDPKGKKYALLAVNIMKIAGVITLLGLGILIHLLMKKRKKAERL
- the coxB gene encoding cytochrome c oxidase subunit II → MIGTINLPQASSMAGNVDALYSFIFIISLISFALIVGALVYFSYKYSRKKCNSETTAYIHGNTALEVGMSAVLFVIVMVIFAWGWIDYKKIRLVPANALEVNVIGQQWLWNLEYKNGRKLTNELVVPKDVPVKLVMGSKDVLHSFYVPAFRLKQDLVPGQFTYISFTAIELGEFPIFCAEFCGTAHYGMIGKVKVVEKAAYEKWQNVWELEQRLGINEAEASEKTTTQLSPVEHGKELFTKQGCTACHSTGTNKLVGPGLAGLFGKETTLTDGKKLTVDENYIRRSLMEPNAELVEGFAPLMPTFKGQLSDEEVNHLIAYLKSLQ
- the ctaD gene encoding cytochrome c oxidase subunit I, with protein sequence MSHSHGAGENYLIAKRGIMSWLITVDHKRIGLMYLITTAIFFLVGGLLALSVRLELMLPGQTIMEPDTYNKAFTLHGAIMIFLFIIPAIPAALGNFFLPLMLGAKDVAFPKLNLASYYIFIFGALLAIFAIFDGGVDTGWTFYTPYSIKTAGSVVLTALGVFVMGFSSILTGLNFIVTIHKLRAPGMGFFKMPLFVWATYSTAIIQVLATPVIGITVLLLAMERILGIGFFDPTLGGDPVLFEHFFWFYSHPAVYIMILPAMGIISEVITVFSRKHIFGYKAIAFSSLAIAAISFLVWGHHMFVSGQSDLANFLFSLLTMLVAIPTAIKVVNWTATLYKGSIDFKTPMLYALAFIFLFTIGGLTGLFLAALSVDVHLHDTYFVVAHFHYVMMGGTVMGFLAGVHYWWPKITGKMYHEKSGQIACSLIFLGFNITFISQFILGSRGMPRRYYDYSAEYAPLNMVSTFGSWLIGMGFLLATIYLIHSWFRGKAASANPWNAKTLEWMTSSPPPEHNFAETPHVTEGPYEYGVKA